One genomic segment of Bos javanicus breed banteng chromosome 23, ARS-OSU_banteng_1.0, whole genome shotgun sequence includes these proteins:
- the NRSN1 gene encoding neurensin-1 has product MSSCSNVCGSRQAQAATEAGHQRYGVRSYLHQFYEDCTTSIWEYEDDFQIQRSPNRWSSVFWKVGLISGTVFVILGLTVLAVGFLVPPKIEAFGEANFVVVDTHAVQFNGALDMCKLAGAVLFCIGGTSMAGCLLMSVSAKSYSKEEKFLQQRFKERIADIKAHTQPITRAPGPGETKIPVTLSRVHNVQPLAAT; this is encoded by the exons ATGAGTTCTTGCAGCAACGTCTGTGGGTCCAGGCAGGCACAGGCTGCTACCGAGGCTGGGCACCAGCGCTACGGAGTCCGGTCCTACCTGCACCAGTTTTATGAGGACTGTACCACTTCCATCTGGGAGTATGAGGATGATTTCCAGATCCAGAGATCACCCAACAGGTGGAGCTCAGTATTCTGGAAG GTCGGACTCATCTCGGGCACAGTCTTTGTGATTCTCGGATTGACTGTCCTGGCAGTGGGCTTTCTTGTGCCCCCCAAAATCGAAGCCTTTGGTGAGGCCAATTTCGTGGTGGTGGACACGCACGCTGTCCAGTTTAACGGAGCCCTTGACATGTGCAAGCTGGCGGGCGCCGTCCTCTTCTGCATCGGGGGCACGTCCATGGCAGGGTGCCTGCTAATGTCGGTGTCTGCAAAAAGCTACTCCAAAGAAGAGAAATTCCTTCAGCAAAGGTTTAAAGAGCGAATCGCAGACATCAAGGCCCACACTCAGCCCATTACAAGAGCTCCGGGCCCGGGAGAAACAAAGATACCGGTCACTTTGTCCAGGGTTCACAATGTCCAGCCCTTAGCGGCAACCTGA